CACTGGCGTGGCGATGGCCGCGGCACTTACTGCTGGCGGCGGAGCTATCTCAGTCGAGGGCGTCTGCTGCCCCGATACagtgcccgccacggcgatcGTCACATCATCTGCAAGAGAAGGTGACGGGTCCGCCCTATCGACTTCTATGGGTCTAGCTTCTGGTGCATCTTTCCCGGTGGAGGGCATTTCGGCTACCCTctggcgctgggggctgggcaaagaagacgaaggactgCCAAACAGAGTTGTTATCAGTattcagcaaaacaactcgacactTTCTAGTTTGACAAATATTTACCCGGCGAGGTCagcggtgctggctttgcgtttccgcatctcccggcgccgccggggaattagaggtgcgtcgtcagaTAATTCcgcggatgatccggaggagttgtttgcttgcaccctctccccagtTGCCCGGCTGCCCGCGGCCGACTCGCTGCCAGCAATTCTTTCTTTCTGTGCCTTGGCTGCAGCGTTGGGCAATGTATGATAAGGTcgaggcagatcgggttgcggcgggtaattCCGATACAACGCTGTTGAATCCTATGATAAGATAATCAGTTAGTCTTAACTCTTCAGATCAAgggagaagtcgagaagtcgaacactcaccgaTGGTGGTCGActctgggctgtaaatcccgctggaacataagggacggcatccacatccagcagaattcgcttgacacgaacaagcgcagcatcgtctccaagctcttctgcgcacatacgggatgggtcttcagtacccatgtactcgaatcctaaggtatggtgttgttggatgggttgaattcggcgtttgaagaatgataacatcacagatgccccggttacccccatctctttgtgggcggcaatcaactcaagcagctcttttacttggtccatctcggcttcaccgggctccaatgtccattcgccgcgCTGAACAGGAGGCCTGCctgaccgcacagggagttgggggcgtggttcgcaatgtagaaccattgctgtttccacccggggatattggaaggaaacttgtaagatatgtatttttcACTAGCgtgttgtctaagctggataccagcgccccctatcgcagaaggattttttgaggtgggctggggcttcacgcggaaaagatagcggaaaagagcccaatggggctcaattccgaggaaggcttcacagaagtggatgaaaatggagatatggcagatcgagttggggttgaggtgttgcagctcaatcccgtagaagtagagaaggccacggaagaacgaacaagtggggagggcaaatccccgttcagaaaaagagcagaagGAAACGATCTCgtcgacgctttccatggggaatggatcacgaaagggaaggcgccaattgatgagatctctctcctgaagcagacctcccaacaccaaatttgctagattatggcgagaacacttactaattgaccactcgctggttgctgcttgcgcttctttcaagtccttctggtcagtcttcttcggcgccatttcaaATCTGTTatgccacgagttgttcgcacaacgctcgggggctatggTGGCGGGCTCGGAGATTTTCGACTATGCAGGGCGGCGGGAGGGCGATGGCAGGATAAgctctaattggggttttgttttttctctggcggcggcgttagatctgaaggcacaggaaaaaccctaactgactgcggggttaaataaccagcactcaggcagtggtttactgtgtgaaaggTGTAGCGTCGCGCAAGGGGACTAATTGGACATGGGcagttttttggtggattttttgggccgttacttgactaaccattttttcagggttaattgtcccgaaaaaagaggttttttgagtttcgagttcaatttctgcaAATTACCTCCTCTTAGAATATATTTTATCAAAAGGGagcatttttgccacgacctttgggatccttttttccaaaacatttggattcaaggctcgggggctgtgagacacgtggcatcgactacttatttttcgaaagtactcgaaggataagaagaaaagattcaagactagtttgaccctcagcttgattctttgattcaacctaaggctcgggggctactccatatggagtgcgattattcatcgcaccccatacaaaagaaagaattcggggcatgagcacctcatagcttcgatgcagtcagaagagtactcgaagagaaatttcaaggcggagcttcgaaagaagtcgaagactatttcagaagtactcgaagagcctgcagtactcagctacgaagagctcgggggcttgtcagacccagggccatggggctgtgtacatcaaggagtccgtattgggctaggggataggacgtgtcctgtaccttatttatgttgtattctacccgcatgcggagtagaactagtcgatacagtaGGAaatactcgagttgtacttgaataCGATTCttgagctagtatcaggctaggattcatgtaaccctgtccccccggatatataagggcgggcagggacccctctcagaacataagatcaccagatcaacatcaaggcaatacaaaccatcatacaggacgtagggcattacgcatattgcggcctgaacctgtctaaatcttgtgttgtctgcaccttcgagttcctgatctcggtgcatcccaacctaaaacctaccaccttgggtatacccctcggtgggcagccggataaaacccgacacccccgactagaacataccctttgctgcgcCGCAGGATGTGGGTTGCTTCAACGCTCTTTGGGTCGATGCTGGGGGATAGTTTGtactcctggatgtagtcgatgaaggccaccctccagtcgacctcgatcatcaagacctctcggtcgggttccttgggaccctgagcgatggaacTTGGGTCTGGTGCCCTGATTGAAGGGTCATGCAACTCATGAACGAACGCATCCTACGTCTAGAAGCTCACTGGCTGCACAACGCGGGCTTCGTCACCCTATGCGAGGGTTTCCTTGGGATAGATCCGCACGCGAATCTATTCCGGGCCTTCTTCTAGGAGCAAGCCCTGTTGGTGAAGGGGGATTCCGGAGCTCCCGCCGGTCGGGGCCTTTGGCCTACAAAAGAGGGCTCGCCGGTCGGGAGACTACCCGGCGTACACCCCTGTGGACTCGAACCGGGGGTAGCATAAAGAATGGTTCTACATCAGGAACCCGGCAGGGAACCCATTCCCGTTGTTCATGAGGGTGCGCCCCATGAGGAAGGACAACTGGACATGGGGGCGCCCTGCCGCGGAGAAGGAGTGCGTGGAAATTATCGAGAAGACACTATGGAAGCGCATCACGGAGGATGGCCTCAACGGGGTGCGGCTTTTCGGCACCATGTTCTCCCATCGAGTTGTCCCATTGGCCGTTAGGTTGACCAAGATGTGGGAATACACTGGCCTCACAGATCCCGATAGGGTATCAATGACGGCGGTGCCCGACGATAAGGTGTGGTCATGGCTTGATATGGTCCTCAAGGTGGGGAACCAGTGGGTCATCAAGGGTCTGCCGGCCTTCAGCGAGGAGCACCCGCCGAATTTGGTAAGtcctcttctctcctctttcttGCTGGTCTTCGGGTGCCCGATCATCTCCTGACTTTGCCTTGCTTTTCCAGGGGCTTGGTCGTCCCCAATCCCGCCCCCACCTCCCAAAGGGGGCTTGCTCTGGCTGAATGAGTACTTTGACGTTATTCAGATCAATGGTGTGAACTGGAAATGGTGTTTTATCAATCTGCATCTCAGGCAAGACCAATCGTCCTTCATTAATGGCCGATTGTACCTGTCGACGGAAAACATTACAATCATTAGTTGCATGAGATGAAAAACTATGCCACTTGTAGTATGCACGCCGCTTCAACTCCTCAAGCGGCGGTATGGCATGAGATAACTTGATGTTTCCATTTTTAAGCAACTCATCAAATATACGATTGCATTTAGAAACATCAAAGGTAAATCGCACTTCCTCTTGCCGATTCTTTTGAGTCGGCTTGAGTGATGAGCATGAATATGATTTGGCCTTAGATGGCCAAACAAACTCGGCGGCGTAAACTTCTTTCTCCTTATCGTCTGAAGAGTTGGATTCGCAATCAACAACATGTGTGTTGGACCGATGAGTTTTATAAGTATCTTTTGAATTTTTAAATTTATATTGCAAACTCAAGGCTCTAACTTGCACTTGATTAATCCAAAGAAAATCAAAGCCCTCAAGTTTCTCTTTATAATGCGAACGCAAACCACCAAAAGCCAAATCCACCAAATCCTCTTCAGAAATTGATAAACTAAAACAACGGTTTTTTATATCTTTGAATTTCTTAAAATAATTAGTCACAGATTcatctctaccttgcttaacCGATGTTAAGTCAGTCAATTTCGCTTCATTATCCCACTATAAAAATGATCATGAAACTTATGTTCCAATTGATTTATAGACTGAATAGAATGGGGCCAATGAAGAAAATCAAGAAAAAGCAGTTGCAGTCAATGATAAAGAAAATAATCGAACATATCACTTAAACTCGCTTTTCCAAGTTGAGCAATGTATTGGCTAGCATGTTCCCAAGTAGTTCTATTATCATCACCGTAAATATACGCCAACGACAGCACAAAAGATTCGATGGAGCTTTACTGAGTCGTCGCGTCGATCACGTGAGCTAGCTCTACTGAGAGTTAGCCGGCCGGCCAGCCGGTGTGGCCATTACGTTCGTGGTTCGTCGTCAGTGATGATGGATATCAGGATATACTTCACATGCGTGGAGTCCTGAATTCCTCATCACGAGTCTATATGTCTCGCTGCCGCCTCAACATACTGGAATGCATGATATATGCTGTTGTATGCATGTGCACACGCAACGCAACGCAACAACCCGGCAGCAGCTCGACGACTCTTGGTCATGGTATGTTTCCACGTCACTAAAATTCGTCTTCCGTTAGTAGATTTTCTTTTGAAGAAAATTATATGCTCACACGAACATTCAAATCTTTTTTCTACACGGAATATGTCAGATCCGAGCTTACAGGATTGCGCAGATAAAGGGTGGGACCTGACCCACgctctacaccagttgtaactgcTAGCGTAGGAAAGTAACttatacagtagtaaaactagtggAAACGTAAAGAAAATACCTTAATACTATTCGGGTTGGACTCTGAGCTCATATTTGATTAAGACTTCCATATAATCCTAttccccagactatataagggtgggcagagGCCTCCTCCAAACAACAGACACAAcgtcaacacctaaggcaatacaaacctatgctctcggcggtccgaacctgtctaaactttttattgcttgtaccttcgagtttctgatctcgacgataccctacctacaaactcacaaTCTTGGGGATATCCTTCGGTGAgcgtggcggtaaaataccgacgGAATATATTGTGAcatgtgaatgattgatttgTGATTGTAATTGATTTTGTGATTGCAATTTTggagaaatatttggatttggAGAAGTTGGTCCGCGTACAGGAGCTGGCAaactgattttttttatttctgAAAAATTACATTAGTCCCAGTTGAATAGCGGCCCGGATAAAAAGATGAGGCACATTAGTCCTACATTGCTGGTTCCAGTTGGGAAACCAGGAGTTCTGTAGTAATGCAAGAAATCTTAGCGTCCGTGGAAGACCTTGCCTTTTACCTTCCGCTGCCGACGTCTGCTTCTTCCACGATGGCTGACAAAAGGCTCATCGTAAAGAAGACGGCGAAGGACCTCTCACGGACCTGAAGCTCCGAATCCAGATCGGTCCAAAAGCTGCAGAGCTGCACCATGAGAGGGATGTGGAGCAGTCCTAAGGCAATCCTTGGGCATGTCGATGACTTCGTGCCGTGTAAAATCCCTTAAGAAGCCTGACTCATCGACCATCTTATAGGTGTGAAGTTTGTCCAACCTTATGCTGGAGGTGTAGTAGTCCAACTCCCACGATGGATCCTGCTCGGCGTCGAGGGATCCGCATGATTCAGAGTGGGAATAGGGGAGATTTTGAAGAGGACGAGGAAGATGGAGAGACAAAGGCCAACCTGCAGCCTGAGCGGAATGCCCATCACAGCAtgcaacttcctcagcaccGTCCTTGTGTCATGAGTGTGCGTGCCTCTCCCTCAAGCTTTAACTTTGTTGTGGTTGCGGACTTGGAGTGGATAGACCATATGGAGAACCTCAACTCACATTGGTTCTTTCTTTCGGAAGAAAAAGCATTCTGTTCATATTAATCTCGATCGGCTTTCTACCACAGCCATGTAATACTAGCCAGATTCCAAAAGCTGTTTCATGACAAATTAAAACAAAAATTAAAGTCATCGACTGACGGGGTAGACGAGCGGGGCGGCTTTCACTGTTTCACATTTCCTTTTTAGTTTAGTGCTCTTTCTTTTTGGCCACCTGTTGTACTTGTACAGATTTTTTTTACTTTTCTGTACAGTTTCTTTTTTGTTTCCCTACATAAAAGATCAAATCAGTAGGGTAGATGACCCTCCAGTTTCGTTAAAAACATCTTCATATTTAAACTACATACTATTGAAAACCATCTAAATAACACCGGATTATTTTAGAGGTGGTTTTGCTAATGTGACATATCTCATGGCTGCTGACTGGCgtagaggagggagggagggagagagaag
The sequence above is drawn from the Panicum hallii strain FIL2 chromosome 7, PHallii_v3.1, whole genome shotgun sequence genome and encodes:
- the LOC112899405 gene encoding uncharacterized protein LOC112899405 gives rise to the protein MRVRPMRKDNWTWGRPAAEKECVEIIEKTLWKRITEDGLNGVRLFGTMFSHRVVPLAVRLTKMWEYTGLTDPDRVSMTAVPDDKVWSWLDMVLKVGNQWVIKGLPAFSEEHPPNLGLGRPQSRPHLPKGACSG